Genomic window (bacterium):
TCCGCAATGGGGACTTTAACCTGGTGGTTACGGATTTCAAAATGGGGGAGATGGACGGTTTGGAGGTCATTAAGCAGATCAAGAAGATCGACCCGCGGATACGGGTGATCATGTTGACCGGACTGACCGGCGCCAACAGTCAATCCAGGGCGGAGGACATAGGAGTGTACGCCTATTTCCCGAAACCTCTCGACATGAAGACATTTCTGGGCACCATATCCCGCTTGGAGGAAGAGATAGTGGCCGGCCGCATGGAGAATTTCAAGGAGTGAACTCGAACCAGAGCTTAGTTTGACGATGTATGTCAAGTTTCGGCGGCTGGCAAAAACCGGAGTTATCGGGGGAATCATGGACATCAAAAAGCGACTCGGTACAAAGATATGTGGCGGTTTCGGTACTCTTATCCTCGTGGCGTTGTTACTCGGGTCGATGGCGGTCTGGAACATGAGCCGTGTCGGACGTGAATCGCGTATTCTCAACCGGGAGTATATTCCGGAGGTGACACTGGCCAACGCCCTGGAGCGCAACTGGCATGGCACAATGCTCGGCATGCGCAGCTATGCGCTTTCGAGTGATAAAAAGTACCTGGATGAGAGCCGGGCCAGCCTGGACGAGGTGAAAAAAAACCTCCAGAAAGCGGATGAACTCGGGAAAGCCTCGACAAACCTGGGCGGATTTGTCGAGTCCAACACTGCGATACAGAATGGTGTGTCTGAATATGAAAACCTCGCCGAACAGTCGGGAAACAAGCTTGAGGAAATGGAAAAAATCCGGGGGAGGCTTAAAGATGCAGCCGCCCTGTACGTGGAAAACTGCGGCCAGTTCCATGAGGACCAGGAGCGGATGCTGCGCGAGGAAATGGATAAAGGGCTCGGCGCGGCCAAGCTGAAAGAACGCTTGCACAAGCTCAACCTGGTCGATGAGGTCGATGAGATGGGCGCCGAGATCCGAACGGCGGTCCTCGAGGCCGAGATAATACGTGATGATGCGCCGGTCCTGGCCGCCGCCGCTAAGTTCGACCAGATCAACCAGAGGCTGGACGAGTTGCAGGGCATCACCCGCCAGCAGGTCAACCTGGACCAGATACGGACCATCCGGACCTCGCTGGATGACTATCGCCGCGAGACGAAGGCATTGACCGACGACTGGCTCGAACTCACCCGTCTCACCCAGGCGCGCACAGCAACGGCCAACGCGGTGCTGGAGTCGGTCCAGGCCCAGGCCAGTCAAGGCCTGGAAAGAACGGTCA
Coding sequences:
- a CDS encoding response regulator, whose protein sequence is MKHGLNIMLIDDDEGCLKVMSRALELFKFNNRQFNSPSRAIEAFRNGDFNLVVTDFKMGEMDGLEVIKQIKKIDPRIRVIMLTGLTGANSQSRAEDIGVYAYFPKPLDMKTFLGTISRLEEEIVAGRMENFKE